In the genome of Hymenobacter taeanensis, one region contains:
- a CDS encoding cytochrome c gives MSQLLAPLKQMTAARVPLAAAAIRYWWLGLLLATLLPACTYDSAEELLSKTPPAPACDTLAVTFAASVAPLLQQRCVSCHNPTLRNGDVNLTTYAQVQRVAADGRLVGVITHAAGYPAMPQGGPKLSDCEIARIRSWVRQGAPNN, from the coding sequence ATGAGCCAGCTACTAGCTCCACTGAAGCAGATGACCGCGGCGCGTGTTCCCCTGGCAGCCGCCGCCATCCGCTACTGGTGGCTTGGGCTGCTGCTGGCTACCCTGCTGCCCGCCTGCACCTACGACAGTGCCGAGGAGCTGCTGAGCAAAACCCCACCCGCTCCCGCCTGCGATACCCTGGCCGTTACCTTCGCCGCATCCGTCGCACCGCTGTTGCAGCAGCGGTGTGTGAGTTGCCACAACCCCACCCTCCGCAACGGCGATGTGAACCTGACCACTTACGCGCAAGTGCAGCGCGTAGCCGCCGATGGCCGCCTAGTGGGCGTGATTACACACGCAGCCGGCTATCCGGCCATGCCACAGGGAGGCCCAAAGCTTTCTGATTGTGAAATAGCGCGCATCCGCTCCTGGGTACGGCAAGGGGCTCCAAACAACTAG
- a CDS encoding YceI family protein, which produces MKRLLFRPLLLGWLVLCAHWGKAQETRYQTRTGFISFFSSSPLEDIEARSQQTSAVLDLQTGQLAFSIPIRSFAFKRTLMQEHFNENYLESERYPKATFSGRLLEVNLPELREASKVQMVTAEGDLTIHGVTHRVQVPGTLQLQNGQLLVQAVFTVAPADYKIEIPALVRDHIAKSVQIKVRLAADPLRTMASRP; this is translated from the coding sequence ATGAAACGCTTACTTTTTCGGCCCTTGCTGTTGGGCTGGCTGGTGCTGTGCGCCCACTGGGGTAAGGCTCAGGAAACGCGTTACCAAACGCGCACTGGCTTTATTTCCTTTTTCTCATCTAGCCCTCTGGAAGATATAGAAGCTCGAAGCCAGCAAACCTCTGCCGTGCTGGATTTGCAAACCGGCCAACTCGCGTTTAGCATCCCTATTCGGTCGTTTGCGTTCAAGCGCACCCTCATGCAGGAGCATTTCAATGAGAACTACCTGGAGTCGGAGCGCTACCCCAAGGCTACGTTTTCTGGTCGGCTGCTGGAGGTGAATCTGCCGGAACTGCGGGAAGCCTCCAAGGTGCAAATGGTAACCGCCGAGGGCGACCTGACCATTCATGGCGTCACGCACCGCGTGCAAGTGCCCGGCACCTTGCAGCTGCAAAACGGACAGCTGCTGGTGCAAGCCGTTTTCACTGTGGCCCCCGCTGACTACAAGATTGAGATTCCGGCCCTGGTGCGCGACCATATTGCCAAGAGCGTGCAAATAAAAGTGCGCCTCGCCGCCGACCCACTCCGGACCATGGCTTCCCGCCCCTGA